The following are encoded in a window of Pseudobdellovibrionaceae bacterium genomic DNA:
- the rffA gene encoding dTDP-4-amino-4,6-dideoxygalactose transaminase, with product MQLSFNWPHMTGKELEYIAKCHANGKLAGDGPFTKSCHRWLTEKTGASSALLTHSCTAALEMSALLLELQPGDEVIMPSYTFVSTANAFVLRGAVPRFIDIREDTLNIDERLIESAISEKTRAIVPVHYAGVACEMDEIINLARTYKIPVVEDAAQGVMSTYKGRALGAIGDFGAYSFHETKNVISGEGGAILVNNREYIQTAEIIREKGTDRSRFFRGEVDKYTWQTVGSSFLPGELIAAFLWAQLEDAEKITELRMQVWEEYHKCLEALESAEYLRRPTIPRHCGHNAHMYYVILDRGIDRQRILAKLKESGVSAVFHYVPLHSSPGGKKYGKTGGSLNITDDLSERILRLPLWVGMSITDVARVVEVLNQALKETR from the coding sequence ATGCAACTATCCTTCAATTGGCCCCACATGACGGGCAAAGAGCTAGAATATATCGCAAAATGCCATGCGAACGGAAAGCTTGCCGGCGATGGCCCGTTTACTAAGAGTTGCCATCGGTGGCTCACGGAGAAAACTGGAGCATCTTCTGCTCTTTTGACTCATTCTTGCACCGCTGCTTTGGAAATGTCGGCGTTACTTTTGGAATTACAGCCAGGGGACGAAGTCATAATGCCATCGTACACATTTGTTTCAACGGCAAATGCATTTGTTTTGAGGGGCGCTGTTCCGCGCTTTATCGACATTCGAGAGGATACCCTCAACATTGATGAAAGGTTAATCGAAAGCGCAATCAGCGAGAAGACTCGTGCAATTGTACCTGTTCATTATGCTGGCGTTGCTTGCGAAATGGATGAAATTATCAATTTGGCAAGAACGTACAAGATCCCTGTCGTCGAAGATGCCGCTCAAGGTGTTATGTCGACGTACAAGGGACGAGCATTGGGCGCGATCGGAGATTTCGGCGCCTACAGTTTTCATGAAACAAAGAATGTAATCTCAGGTGAGGGAGGAGCTATCCTTGTTAACAACCGAGAATATATTCAGACAGCCGAAATCATTCGCGAGAAAGGCACAGACCGAAGCCGATTCTTTCGTGGAGAAGTCGACAAGTATACTTGGCAAACCGTTGGCTCATCTTTTCTTCCAGGCGAACTCATCGCCGCGTTTCTGTGGGCACAACTAGAGGATGCAGAAAAGATTACGGAATTGCGAATGCAGGTATGGGAAGAATATCACAAATGCTTAGAAGCGTTAGAGAGTGCGGAGTACCTTCGACGCCCGACAATACCAAGACATTGCGGTCATAACGCTCACATGTACTACGTAATTCTCGACCGGGGCATTGACCGACAACGTATTCTTGCAAAACTTAAAGAATCTGGCGTGTCCGCAGTGTTTCATTACGTGCCTCTTCACTCTTCACCAGGGGGCAAAAAATATGGGAAGACCGGCGGAAGTTTGAATATAACTGACGACCTATCTGAGCGAATTTTAAGACTGCCACTTTGGGTTGGAATGTCCATTACAGACGTTGCTCGAGTGGTGGAGGTGCTCAATCAAGCTCTAAAAGAGACTCGATAG
- a CDS encoding mannose-1-phosphate guanylyltransferase/mannose-6-phosphate isomerase: MIPVILSGGSGTRLWPLSRAKTPKQFCHFFEQTLQEMTLRRLTAFGSPWIVTNKGLRDQTVLQLKQLQIPLEHLILEPVGRNTAPAIALLCHVLRQNTDRNQLVGIFPADQLITQEKSFQIAVRAAESEAARGKVVTLGIRPYYPATGFGYIQTSSEVPASARETLKSVERFHEKPDLPTAKKFLQSGLHYWNAGIFIFQIGTMADLLRLHQPEMWRLIESVQLDLSNLETVYSQIKNISIDYAIIEKLGPTELSCVPCDMGWDDVGSWDAIAEIKGKLETPNHVTVDSENNYVHTLPDKLYSFAGVDDLIVVDTKDALLITRRGQSQKVKEVVEQVGSRAPSLLQQHPDEERPWGGFEVLKNTDSFKSKVVFVNPGQQISYQSHTKREEHWLVVEGRGVVVLDEQDIPVERGSYVKIPLQAKHRIRNTGTSVMKFVEVQLGSYFGEDDITRYQDDYSRT, encoded by the coding sequence TTGATCCCAGTCATCCTATCCGGCGGCAGCGGCACCCGCCTTTGGCCTCTTTCTCGAGCCAAGACGCCGAAACAATTTTGCCACTTTTTCGAGCAAACCCTACAAGAGATGACTTTGCGTCGACTGACAGCTTTTGGATCACCTTGGATTGTTACCAACAAAGGATTGCGCGATCAGACGGTTCTCCAACTAAAGCAATTGCAGATCCCTCTCGAGCATCTGATTCTAGAGCCCGTGGGCCGCAATACGGCGCCCGCTATCGCGTTGCTTTGCCATGTACTCCGTCAAAACACCGACAGGAATCAACTCGTCGGTATTTTTCCGGCAGATCAGCTTATTACTCAGGAAAAATCCTTTCAGATCGCTGTCCGCGCCGCCGAGTCCGAGGCCGCAAGAGGCAAAGTCGTCACTTTAGGCATTCGTCCGTACTATCCCGCGACCGGCTTTGGCTACATTCAGACGAGCTCAGAAGTACCGGCAAGCGCTCGTGAGACTTTGAAGTCCGTCGAGCGTTTTCACGAAAAACCTGACCTCCCAACCGCGAAGAAATTCCTGCAAAGTGGGTTGCACTACTGGAACGCCGGAATATTTATTTTCCAGATTGGCACGATGGCCGACCTACTCCGTCTTCATCAACCCGAGATGTGGAGACTTATCGAAAGCGTCCAACTCGACCTTAGTAATCTTGAAACGGTTTACTCGCAGATTAAAAACATCAGTATCGATTACGCAATTATTGAGAAGCTAGGGCCTACAGAACTTTCCTGTGTCCCGTGTGATATGGGATGGGATGACGTTGGTAGCTGGGACGCGATTGCAGAGATCAAAGGCAAACTTGAAACGCCAAATCATGTCACCGTGGACTCCGAGAACAACTATGTGCATACGCTTCCCGACAAACTCTACAGCTTCGCCGGAGTGGACGACCTGATCGTCGTGGATACCAAGGACGCACTTCTTATTACCCGCAGAGGGCAATCGCAAAAAGTGAAAGAGGTCGTCGAACAAGTCGGTAGTCGAGCACCTTCACTCCTGCAGCAGCATCCTGATGAGGAACGTCCCTGGGGGGGCTTTGAAGTTCTCAAGAATACAGATTCGTTCAAATCCAAAGTCGTCTTCGTGAACCCGGGTCAACAGATCAGCTATCAGTCGCACACCAAACGCGAAGAGCATTGGCTTGTCGTCGAAGGACGCGGCGTCGTCGTGCTCGACGAACAGGACATACCCGTCGAACGGGGCAGTTACGTGAAGATCCCACTGCAAGCCAAGCACCGTATCCGCAATACCGGTACGTCCGTCATGAAGTTCGTCGAAGTTCAGCTCGGAAGCTACTTTGGCGAAGATGATATCACTCGATATCAAGACGATTATAGTCGAACGTAA
- a CDS encoding glycosyltransferase has product MFDQIRSLAQWHDVELVTWKESADRISRKTQLSDPFQGKVKVVSWGEDETSREGIGKRTLRTLNSLFSAAPSPADFYYPRSLDHRQELSEVDLAIYHYTYAWNWLSSRDNVREKTRVLHFHNIESDLYRLRAENEKIGPFRVIHRMNARKLTDIERILPNLVDECWYVSAKDASDFQTRLGHPAACQRVRPPSYDPARLLQRQRRFVEDLDQSRRMGSVLGFVGTLDFAPNILSLEWILDRLGPELLRRGWSGTLRVVGRNPSPEMREKLKQYPFVEYLGFLTDMEDFWSSLSAFLIPHIEGSGVRVKLLDAVASGIPTLANSAAVERVDKALIGSSLLWVSDDPQDWVRRILSIDGHQERKLLAMKPLEQVLDGNFIYGDFRE; this is encoded by the coding sequence ATGTTCGATCAGATTCGGAGCCTGGCGCAATGGCACGATGTGGAGCTAGTTACTTGGAAAGAAAGTGCGGATCGAATCTCTAGAAAGACTCAATTGTCTGACCCGTTTCAGGGAAAGGTCAAAGTCGTTAGCTGGGGAGAAGATGAAACAAGCCGTGAGGGGATTGGTAAACGTACCCTGCGAACGCTGAATAGCCTGTTCAGCGCAGCACCAAGTCCAGCCGACTTCTACTACCCACGCTCCTTGGACCACCGCCAAGAGTTGTCTGAAGTTGATCTGGCGATCTATCATTATACATATGCGTGGAACTGGTTATCATCCAGGGACAATGTGCGAGAGAAGACGCGGGTTCTGCATTTTCACAATATAGAATCCGACCTCTATCGCTTGAGGGCCGAAAACGAGAAAATTGGCCCTTTTCGGGTTATCCACCGAATGAATGCGCGAAAGCTGACCGACATCGAAAGGATACTGCCAAACCTCGTGGACGAGTGCTGGTACGTCAGTGCCAAGGACGCATCGGATTTCCAAACTCGTCTTGGACATCCTGCCGCCTGCCAGCGAGTCAGGCCCCCGAGTTATGACCCCGCCCGCCTTCTCCAGCGCCAGCGGCGATTTGTCGAGGACCTCGATCAGAGTCGGCGCATGGGGAGCGTTCTGGGTTTTGTCGGGACGCTCGACTTCGCGCCGAATATCTTGAGCCTCGAGTGGATCCTGGATCGCCTCGGTCCCGAGCTTCTTCGTCGGGGTTGGTCCGGAACCCTTCGTGTCGTAGGTCGCAATCCGAGCCCCGAGATGCGGGAGAAGTTGAAGCAATATCCTTTCGTAGAGTATCTCGGTTTTCTGACTGATATGGAGGATTTCTGGTCCAGTCTCTCGGCTTTTCTGATCCCGCATATTGAGGGATCGGGCGTTAGAGTTAAACTTTTGGATGCTGTGGCTTCGGGAATTCCTACTTTGGCGAATTCAGCGGCAGTCGAAAGAGTCGACAAAGCACTTATTGGATCTTCCCTTCTATGGGTTTCCGACGATCCTCAGGATTGGGTTCGTCGGATACTCTCAATAGACGGCCACCAAGAGAGAAAGTTATTGGCGATGAAGCCTCTAGAGCAAGTCTTGGACGGGAATTTTATTTACGGAGACTTCCGTGAGTAA
- a CDS encoding oligosaccharide flippase family protein: protein MSNTDQELGAMSVRPAGHLLARNVFINIIGQALPILIAFFSIPGLIRALGTEKFGVLALAWVLAGYFNLFDLGLGRAVVRTVVQKIPLRNSELFQAIWAALLISVSLGILGGGILYFSSEWLTVHFFSVDNRLHGEVLNSLKIMGIVIPFVVSSTIFRGTLEAFQKFDWINFIQVPIGALTYLLPLAMTAYTIELPWIIATLVFARILMWVLMLVMCGRCLSGYPKGFRVPRNVLRELLSFGFWISMSNLIQPFLSYLDRFLIGSMISMVAVAYYTAPMEIVLKFWILPGAVISVIFPAFSAQAESLPSLRTLYFRSTKFLVIVIAPLSFSLSVLSEEILRLWINPEYAHQSAAVLSVLALGIFANCIGFVPAAFLQAIGKPSLPAKLHVVEFPLYALFLYVGLRFNGVVGAAGAWMVRVLFDSLALHYVSLSRLKATEGLARAVLGILLFFGLAAVTMPLSLSLRIASAGAVFLLTPIVGWYWVLSLEDQKYLLNRILRFKTVGPSSGLRRGGVRKVGIAMAVYDPDPRMFVRQLRSLRAQDFRSWVCYLTVDSSVAEITKNLEVAAELSDPRFRIFENCERLGATKNFERGVSMVLAEDIDAVAFCDQDDEWYPQKLSRSVHFLESKPMGSLVHCDMRVVRFTDRGNELIAESAWRHEDRQVEEQSPAHFLIRNCVTGAASLMDVELLRSHWKIPDSFKYHDQWYALVAAARGGVYPIPASPLYDYVQHDGNAVGVVPYQGFFYRPPGTSFQELKGRAIESWRITDRMIADYMSFGFKLGLVERGWRSSTWFGGLLYIGVGLLHLRIDPSFARACAIKGCGRILDRSAVADEAYGVR, encoded by the coding sequence GTGAGTAATACCGATCAAGAGTTGGGTGCGATGTCGGTGCGCCCCGCCGGGCACTTGCTGGCTCGCAACGTATTCATCAACATCATCGGGCAGGCACTGCCGATTCTCATCGCGTTTTTCTCGATCCCTGGATTGATTCGTGCTTTGGGGACCGAAAAGTTCGGCGTTTTGGCTTTGGCTTGGGTGCTCGCGGGATACTTCAATCTCTTCGACCTCGGGCTGGGCCGGGCCGTTGTGCGAACCGTGGTTCAGAAAATTCCCTTGCGTAACTCTGAGCTTTTTCAGGCGATTTGGGCGGCACTCCTCATTTCGGTCTCCCTGGGTATTTTGGGCGGTGGGATTCTTTACTTTTCGTCGGAGTGGTTAACGGTTCATTTCTTTTCCGTCGACAATCGGCTGCACGGCGAGGTGTTGAATAGTCTAAAGATCATGGGGATCGTCATTCCTTTCGTGGTGAGCTCGACCATATTTCGCGGGACTCTTGAGGCTTTTCAGAAATTCGATTGGATCAACTTCATACAGGTTCCCATTGGGGCGTTGACCTACCTTTTACCGTTAGCGATGACGGCTTATACCATCGAGCTTCCCTGGATCATCGCCACGTTGGTCTTCGCGCGAATTCTGATGTGGGTGCTGATGTTAGTCATGTGCGGTCGCTGCCTTTCGGGATATCCCAAAGGCTTTCGGGTGCCGCGAAATGTCCTGCGGGAGCTACTGAGTTTTGGATTCTGGATATCCATGTCCAATCTGATTCAGCCCTTCCTTTCGTATCTGGATCGCTTTCTGATCGGTTCGATGATTTCGATGGTGGCCGTTGCGTACTACACGGCGCCGATGGAAATCGTGCTGAAGTTTTGGATTCTACCGGGCGCCGTGATTAGCGTGATCTTTCCGGCGTTCTCCGCGCAGGCTGAGTCTTTGCCTTCACTCAGAACTTTATATTTCCGAAGCACCAAGTTTCTGGTGATCGTCATCGCGCCGCTGTCCTTTTCTCTGTCCGTTCTTTCGGAAGAGATTCTTCGCCTGTGGATTAACCCCGAATACGCACATCAGTCGGCCGCCGTACTTTCGGTCCTTGCGCTCGGAATTTTCGCGAACTGCATCGGTTTTGTACCCGCGGCCTTCTTGCAGGCCATCGGAAAGCCTTCGCTCCCCGCGAAACTACACGTCGTGGAGTTTCCCTTGTACGCGCTCTTTCTCTATGTCGGCCTCCGATTCAATGGCGTTGTCGGTGCGGCGGGAGCATGGATGGTGCGTGTGCTTTTCGATAGTTTGGCCTTGCACTACGTGTCGCTCTCGCGCCTGAAGGCAACAGAAGGGTTGGCGCGCGCGGTCTTAGGGATTCTTCTTTTCTTTGGCCTCGCGGCCGTGACGATGCCTCTTTCTTTGTCGTTACGTATCGCTTCTGCGGGCGCCGTTTTTCTTCTGACGCCGATCGTGGGCTGGTACTGGGTTCTCAGCCTCGAAGATCAGAAGTATCTGTTGAACCGCATTTTGAGATTTAAGACGGTGGGTCCATCCTCGGGATTGCGTCGCGGCGGGGTTCGAAAGGTGGGCATTGCCATGGCCGTCTACGATCCGGATCCGAGGATGTTCGTAAGGCAATTGCGTTCCCTGAGGGCACAGGACTTCCGGAGTTGGGTTTGCTATCTCACGGTTGATTCGTCGGTTGCCGAGATCACAAAGAACTTGGAGGTCGCGGCCGAGCTTTCGGACCCTCGTTTCCGCATCTTTGAGAATTGTGAGAGGCTAGGGGCAACCAAAAATTTTGAACGTGGCGTCTCGATGGTTCTGGCGGAAGATATCGACGCCGTCGCGTTCTGCGATCAAGACGACGAATGGTATCCGCAGAAGCTTTCGAGGTCTGTGCACTTTTTGGAATCGAAGCCGATGGGATCTTTGGTTCATTGCGATATGCGGGTTGTCCGTTTCACGGATCGCGGGAATGAGTTGATCGCGGAGTCGGCCTGGAGACATGAGGATCGGCAAGTGGAAGAGCAGTCACCCGCCCACTTCCTGATCCGCAACTGTGTCACTGGAGCGGCCAGCCTGATGGACGTGGAACTTCTGCGCTCCCACTGGAAAATCCCGGACTCTTTCAAGTATCATGATCAGTGGTACGCCCTCGTGGCGGCGGCTCGCGGAGGTGTCTATCCGATTCCCGCTTCGCCGCTCTACGACTATGTTCAGCATGATGGGAACGCCGTTGGCGTCGTTCCTTACCAGGGTTTCTTCTATCGTCCACCGGGGACGAGCTTTCAGGAACTCAAGGGGCGCGCCATTGAGTCTTGGAGAATCACGGATCGTATGATCGCGGACTATATGAGTTTTGGATTCAAGCTTGGCCTCGTCGAAAGAGGTTGGCGTTCGAGCACTTGGTTCGGAGGTTTGTTGTATATCGGGGTCGGACTTTTGCACCTTCGGATCGACCCCTCTTTCGCGCGGGCGTGCGCGATCAAAGGCTGTGGCCGGATCCTCGATCGATCCGCCGTTGCGGATGAAGCATATGGCGTTCGGTGA
- a CDS encoding glycosyltransferase family 2 protein — MKITTVIPVFRDTQYLLDAIQSSFLQTDVEHEVIVVSDGNSEEIEKEILTFTKIPGVRAEVLSVNVGLAEARNAGFRKATGDFVRFLDADDVLLPDSAKQLKAFLTHSEVDVVIGKYLFSDRELVQTWGSDLPPLATDVTGADILFGWETSISIPIHSALFRRTTLQKLNADGPFRSGMRAKEDFIFWAELLNIGKSLTIEDTVCLYRQHGTNMCKDIRSMGESYLRAVNIISSTVVADSDVRLRFLDHSLNHFYHFYFRPQRGYLEEKFATWGSRIEHALRKNQLLFRTAKSLRKALT; from the coding sequence ATGAAAATCACAACGGTTATCCCTGTCTTCCGTGACACCCAGTATTTGCTGGATGCCATCCAAAGCAGTTTCCTTCAGACCGACGTCGAGCACGAAGTCATTGTCGTCAGCGATGGCAACTCGGAAGAGATCGAGAAAGAAATTCTTACCTTCACAAAAATTCCGGGTGTGCGTGCAGAAGTTCTTTCGGTGAATGTCGGCTTGGCCGAAGCGCGAAATGCAGGCTTTCGCAAGGCCACAGGAGATTTTGTTCGCTTCTTGGATGCCGACGATGTGCTCTTGCCTGACTCCGCAAAACAATTGAAGGCTTTCCTCACACATTCGGAAGTAGATGTCGTCATCGGTAAATATCTTTTTAGTGATCGAGAACTCGTCCAAACCTGGGGCAGCGACTTGCCGCCACTCGCGACAGATGTCACCGGTGCAGACATTCTTTTCGGCTGGGAGACCTCGATTTCGATTCCGATTCACAGCGCTCTTTTCCGCCGCACGACCCTTCAAAAGCTGAACGCCGATGGTCCGTTCCGTTCGGGGATGCGGGCGAAAGAAGACTTCATTTTTTGGGCGGAACTCCTGAATATCGGAAAGTCTTTAACCATCGAAGATACCGTCTGTCTTTATCGTCAACATGGTACTAATATGTGTAAAGATATTCGCAGTATGGGTGAAAGCTATTTGCGAGCGGTGAATATTATTTCCTCAACGGTCGTTGCCGACTCCGACGTCCGGCTGCGTTTTTTGGACCACAGCCTCAATCACTTCTATCACTTCTACTTCCGCCCCCAACGCGGTTATCTCGAGGAAAAATTCGCGACATGGGGATCTCGCATAGAACATGCCCTACGGAAAAACCAGCTCCTCTTCCGCACGGCGAAGTCGTTGCGCAAAGCTCTTACTTAG
- a CDS encoding glycosyltransferase family 2 protein, with product MKISICIPAYEAPRLLFRALLSVVSQSGEGFQTEIVVTDDSRSDAVQNVVRQFQDKGTDITYVRNQPSLGAPGNWNKALRLATGDVLTLLHHDDFFLRNDYLAKLAQVYSSDPSIGMTMARSSWIRPLSPTRLQRGPSKRQILKLNAGYMLELFGTNFASTPSAVTFRSQCLEDYDKQFKYLLDVDHYLAILKLRSPRVKRLDKPWIGINVEDPGQITNAIVFRNPDSIKAEWKALFAKWAPRDFLIRRLGATKISKALEKDGLT from the coding sequence TTGAAGATCAGCATTTGTATCCCCGCTTACGAGGCCCCACGACTTCTCTTTCGCGCCCTTCTTTCCGTGGTGAGCCAAAGTGGAGAGGGTTTTCAGACCGAGATTGTCGTGACAGATGACTCCAGGTCCGATGCCGTTCAAAATGTGGTTCGACAGTTCCAGGACAAAGGAACGGATATCACCTACGTCCGCAATCAACCGAGTCTGGGCGCACCGGGAAACTGGAATAAGGCTCTTCGCCTCGCGACGGGAGACGTTTTGACTCTCCTTCACCATGACGACTTCTTCCTGAGAAACGACTACCTTGCAAAGCTCGCGCAGGTTTACTCTAGCGATCCGTCGATAGGGATGACGATGGCAAGATCCAGCTGGATTCGGCCACTCTCCCCGACTCGTCTTCAACGCGGCCCTTCGAAAAGGCAAATTCTCAAACTGAACGCGGGCTATATGCTGGAACTCTTCGGGACCAATTTTGCATCGACACCTTCGGCCGTGACATTCCGGAGTCAGTGTCTTGAAGACTATGACAAGCAATTCAAATATCTATTGGACGTGGATCACTATCTGGCCATTCTTAAGCTTCGGAGTCCGCGCGTGAAGCGTTTAGACAAGCCGTGGATCGGTATCAATGTCGAGGATCCCGGCCAAATTACAAATGCCATCGTATTCAGGAACCCGGACTCCATCAAAGCCGAATGGAAAGCGCTCTTCGCGAAATGGGCTCCCCGAGATTTCTTGATTCGACGACTTGGCGCCACCAAGATATCCAAAGCACTTGAGAAGGACGGCCTGACATGA
- a CDS encoding NAD-dependent epimerase/dehydratase family protein → MNEHARLLLITGGSGFIGQHCAREALRRGFSVVIVDLKPGQLRAPNLRYIQCDARDSSAFASELKTADAIIHLAATVNVKQCETELEVSYANNVMTTIALRSAIRSSTKKQRFVFASSAAVYGDLGHAQASEDSPTSPLSNYGLQKLFSERFLFQNEHPQLSTIVLRFFNVFGPGMDRTSPYSGVIEIFMRACEENRPLTIRGSGEQTRDFVYVGDVARAVVDAATSDSPGGVFNVASGRAMTVNELADMIESIYGRPFFRRNEEFGGFEIMHSRGDSRKIQTVLGWQSEANFGASLRITRETRS, encoded by the coding sequence ATGAATGAACACGCGCGTCTCTTGTTGATCACCGGCGGAAGTGGTTTCATCGGCCAGCATTGCGCAAGGGAAGCTCTCCGTCGTGGTTTTTCCGTGGTGATTGTCGACCTGAAGCCAGGACAGTTGCGGGCTCCTAACCTCCGCTACATCCAATGCGACGCCCGCGACTCCTCGGCCTTTGCGTCCGAACTGAAAACCGCCGACGCCATCATTCACCTCGCGGCAACTGTGAACGTCAAACAGTGCGAAACTGAGCTCGAAGTCTCTTACGCCAATAACGTGATGACCACGATCGCCTTGCGATCCGCGATTCGAAGCTCTACGAAAAAGCAACGTTTCGTTTTTGCAAGTTCCGCGGCCGTCTACGGCGACCTCGGGCATGCCCAAGCCAGCGAAGATTCTCCCACCTCCCCCCTCTCAAACTACGGACTGCAAAAACTTTTTTCAGAACGTTTCCTCTTTCAGAACGAGCACCCGCAACTATCGACCATCGTTCTGCGTTTTTTCAACGTCTTCGGTCCCGGCATGGACCGGACTTCTCCGTATTCCGGTGTCATCGAGATTTTTATGAGAGCCTGCGAAGAGAATCGCCCTCTCACCATTCGCGGCTCCGGGGAACAAACCCGGGACTTTGTTTATGTCGGGGACGTCGCCCGGGCGGTCGTCGACGCCGCCACGTCTGACTCACCAGGCGGTGTTTTCAATGTGGCCTCGGGCCGCGCCATGACGGTCAACGAGCTCGCGGATATGATCGAATCCATCTACGGCCGCCCCTTCTTTAGACGAAATGAGGAGTTCGGTGGGTTTGAAATCATGCACTCAAGAGGGGACTCCCGAAAAATCCAGACCGTTCTTGGATGGCAGAGCGAGGCAAACTTCGGCGCATCTTTGCGTATAACCAGGGAGACACGGAGTTGA
- a CDS encoding ABC transporter ATP-binding protein has protein sequence MMDALVIRDISKVYRVYNHPFQQLMEMIDPLGRPRHQPFHALNSLHLTVPRGETLGVLGKNGSGKSTLLKIIAGVLTPTSGTCTVNGRVSALLELGAGFNPDLSGRENIYLSGALQGLPRQRMAENLRSIEEFADIGAHIEQPVRTYSSGMFARLAFAVSIHVNPDILIVDEALSVGDVFFQAKCFAKFDSFKKEGKTILFVTHSLETVAKVCSSAILLDAGRLVAEGTPHAVINAYRRIDSGRTPTAEKDDTDNYGSKELTIASFEIKGRDDRTGPEYLQGDLVEIKINIEGDALLPGLICAFAIRSVEGLDVVGSNTELLAIDLSRSFARGARSVKFKLPLDLRSGQYLLSLGLTRKDESGALKIVHRRYNCQSLTILPTQNGTGVFAPQIGVQIE, from the coding sequence ATGATGGACGCATTGGTGATCCGCGATATTTCCAAAGTCTACCGCGTTTACAATCATCCCTTTCAACAATTGATGGAGATGATTGATCCTCTCGGACGTCCGAGACATCAACCGTTCCACGCCTTAAATTCGCTTCACCTGACGGTCCCACGCGGCGAAACGCTCGGGGTGTTAGGCAAAAATGGGAGCGGAAAGTCGACGCTCTTGAAGATCATCGCCGGAGTCCTCACGCCGACTTCGGGAACCTGCACCGTGAATGGAAGAGTCTCGGCGTTACTTGAGCTCGGCGCGGGCTTCAACCCAGACCTCTCGGGCAGAGAGAATATTTATTTGAGCGGGGCTCTCCAAGGTCTTCCCCGCCAACGTATGGCCGAGAACTTACGCTCGATCGAGGAGTTCGCCGACATCGGCGCGCACATCGAGCAACCCGTCCGAACTTATTCGAGTGGGATGTTCGCACGCTTGGCCTTCGCGGTCTCCATTCACGTCAATCCAGACATCCTCATCGTGGACGAAGCTTTAAGCGTCGGAGACGTGTTCTTCCAAGCGAAGTGTTTCGCGAAATTCGATTCTTTCAAGAAGGAAGGTAAAACCATCCTATTCGTCACCCACAGCCTCGAAACGGTGGCGAAGGTCTGTAGCTCAGCCATCCTCCTGGACGCGGGAAGACTCGTCGCGGAAGGAACACCCCATGCGGTCATCAACGCCTACCGCCGAATCGACTCAGGTCGCACTCCCACCGCCGAAAAGGATGATACCGACAACTACGGTTCAAAGGAGCTCACCATCGCTTCGTTTGAGATCAAAGGAAGGGACGACCGAACGGGACCGGAGTATCTGCAAGGTGATTTGGTCGAGATCAAGATCAACATCGAAGGCGATGCACTTCTTCCAGGATTGATCTGCGCCTTCGCCATTCGCTCGGTCGAAGGATTGGACGTCGTCGGATCAAACACCGAACTCTTGGCTATTGACCTCTCGCGATCTTTCGCTCGCGGAGCCCGGTCGGTGAAATTCAAGCTGCCATTGGACCTGCGCTCAGGCCAATATCTGCTTTCTCTCGGTTTGACCCGAAAAGACGAATCGGGCGCACTTAAAATCGTACATCGTCGTTACAATTGCCAATCATTAACGATTCTCCCCACCCAAAACGGCACGGGAGTGTTCGCGCCCCAGATCGGAGTCCAAATTGAATAA
- a CDS encoding ABC transporter permease, which yields MRQKYSASAFGLVWVFLLPILNIAIIWFAFEFGVRTTPREGVPFILWLLTGMIPWMFFSESVLSAATSITEKSYLVKKVVFDFSMLPLIKLLVAGVLFTTLALIFVFVLAAYGFYPTWHWIQFAYYTIALFALVMSAAWLLATITVFYRDCAQVVSLAVQIGFWTTPIFWSVEKLPAHFRPYVELNPMAYIITGYRHVLFDQSNFWDDGAALIKFWTLVILFASLSKLVYGRAKNHFADVL from the coding sequence ATGCGCCAAAAGTACTCCGCTTCGGCGTTTGGACTGGTATGGGTTTTTCTTCTCCCGATTCTGAATATCGCGATCATTTGGTTCGCGTTCGAATTCGGAGTGAGAACCACCCCGCGTGAAGGAGTCCCATTTATTTTGTGGCTCCTGACGGGGATGATCCCGTGGATGTTCTTCTCCGAATCGGTTCTGAGCGCCGCGACCTCAATTACGGAAAAGTCTTACCTCGTCAAAAAAGTCGTTTTCGATTTTTCGATGCTTCCGCTCATCAAACTCCTCGTCGCCGGAGTTCTGTTCACCACTCTGGCGCTGATCTTCGTCTTCGTGCTTGCGGCCTACGGATTCTACCCGACATGGCATTGGATTCAGTTTGCCTACTACACGATAGCGCTTTTCGCACTCGTAATGAGCGCAGCGTGGTTGCTTGCGACGATCACCGTTTTCTATCGCGACTGTGCCCAGGTCGTCTCGCTCGCCGTGCAAATTGGGTTCTGGACCACTCCTATTTTTTGGTCCGTCGAGAAACTTCCCGCCCACTTTAGACCTTATGTCGAGCTCAATCCAATGGCCTACATCATCACGGGTTATCGACACGTGTTGTTTGATCAATCAAACTTTTGGGATGACGGGGCCGCGCTGATCAAATTCTGGACTCTGGTGATCCTCTTCGCCAGCCTCAGTAAACTCGTCTACGGCCGAGCAAAGAATCACTTCGCGGATGTGCTGTGA